Below is a window of Impatiens glandulifera chromosome 2, dImpGla2.1, whole genome shotgun sequence DNA.
aagaaataggcaaagtgcgcgaattgcacctaatgcatgaaatgcatacctcgaaattttcttccacatcttcaactgtctgctcttcattttcattgtcctcccccTCCCCAACAGTGTTCTTCTCCAAGAGACCAACAATGTCTttttcctgtccatcctacaataaacagaaaagcccttcaattagtccaaatgaaagaattaggaaaagtgcgcgaattgcaccaaatgcaagaaatgcatacctcgaaatttttttcaccatcttcaactgtctgctCTTCATTGCCATTGTCCTCCCCCTCCCCAACAGTGGTTTTCTCCAAGAGACCAACAATGTCTttttcctgtccatcctacaataaacagaaaagcccttcaattagtccaaatgcaagaattaggaaaagtgcgcgaattgcaccaaatgcaagaaatgcatacctcagtatttttaacaccatcttcaactgtcttctcttcgttttcattgtcctcctcaacaatttttttctccacaagcccaacattgtcttcctcctgtccatcctacaataaacagaaaagccttcaataagtcgaaatgcaagaaatgcaccaattatacaaatgcaaggaaatgcaagaaatacatacctcaacttcattatcctccacaagcccaacattgtctttctccaaaatcagcacatcattgtcttcctcttgtccatcctacaataaacagaaaagcctgtgcaattagtcgaaatgcaagaaatgcaccaattatccaaattcaaggaaatacaagaaatacatacctcaacttcattctcctccacaagcacagcattgtctttctccaaaatcaccaCATCATTGTCCTCAGTGTTCACCACATCATTCTCCCCTTGCTGTAGTTGCTTTAACATCCctttaatgagaattatgtcatctctcatttcggttttgatgagccttatttcatttctcatttcagttttgaagagaGTCAGTTCCTTTCTCATtacagttttgaattcatttagctccttcgaaagttgatccaatctacatctatcgtggggagttgttgctgttggagttgggggagaggattcttcgtcttcgtcttcttcttcttcttcgtcttttctactcgtggcgctctcgactgaataagagctgctggtgctggtgctgggggtagggttgcgggttcttcttcttgtggaaGTTATGGCTTTGGCTGGAGTAATTTgccttttcttcctcatgacagtttttttatgaggaactccatcgtcaatatctccaaatttcctctttctgcagtcaagatcaaaaaagacatcataaacattacctcccatatcttcaaagtcatccccagcatataagatcttctcttcttcagacaattccatttgcttaacaatcgtgccttgcagggcagtttgaagatcagaggcagtgctcttcctctttgatttgtactgtattattcTTGGGCAGACAGGATCTTCAGTTTGAAGCgtcgttttaattgcaagattggggacaaaagtttggatcacctcataagtccacacttgtaaggctagtgcgaacccatatacggtataagaaacatcgacatctttttctttgtctttgttcttcttcttccccgaggcggcatccttcttctgcagatacagcgtcctgtagcgatcaaggtctctgctcaaacccttcatggttgctctaaaggccacctttccccatggaaaattgaggaaggtgtcgatgtcatcgaccatgctgaagagtttcatatttattatcctcctcgggtcaagggcaaagagataatgggaaacaaggtataccagccccaatttccatgcatcttccctatcagagcaggacaggaattttgaatgaaggtctgctattctaataagtggaatacgtttaaaatatttaagaaccaaagttggagattcttcaacctggttgaaaattgtttgctcattagggaatctcccaaaattgagacctgtaaccaatgcaaactccctcatcccgaagcacagctcttctccattcacaaggaacttcatctccatagaatttgagctggacttcctgaggagcatgtggtgtataatcattcctgagaaacgcagtaacgggtgccctttgaataagaatctgaattgggtttcctctaccctttcagttagattcatcttggcaaacttggcagcaatatttcccatattggttttccaggataccctcccagcaaactcgggtattgtagtggactccatctacaaaacaaggaagaaGATGGGATCACCATGATAattagcaaaacaaaataagtatttaattaaatagtaagaccaacaacaaaaatggaacAGAATAAATCATGACAGAAAATAGTTTGGTCCAGTTCAATCATAGCATCTAGTGTATAGATGCACATATATATTCCCGAGTCATCCACTCATCAAAAAGGATTTTACAATCAATGTATTCAATATAAGAACACTCATCTAGATGCAGCCtccaattaaacatattaacacttgatcaacttttagaaatgcattcaatcaaggtaaaagtgaaagatatatttgcttcctaTAGCAAGTGCAATATGGTCCAAGAAAGTGAACATACAGTGTGGATCATTTATGGCTTTTGATTCAGCACGGCAAATTAGGAGCACGTGTTGactaaatttcttaatataacatcgaaacctgtctcattggcattctaataaggtgcagtaaagcagcaaaagttaaaccctaaccctaaataccatttcttcagaAGCACATAACAAACACGAAACCTGTCTCATTGCCATtctattaaggtgcagtaaagcagcaaaagttaaaccctaaccctaaataccatttcttcacaagcacataacaaaaacggaaatgtcatttcttaaacgagaaatgaatgaataagcgtgaaatgcatgcatgcagaataagaacactgatacaatactcgtcatataccctaaaagcatttacacacataaacgaaaccagaaccaaaccctaaaccctaaatacatcaatataaatcaatataaacggaATAATACACATCAACACCTAACCCTAACTAttaagccctaaactcaccGGAATATGTCAAAAAGACGGTGAaaagacgatgatgtcgaatagacggtggaaagtcgaagatgttggacgaggaacgatgttgaggaacgatgatcttgatcgatgttgaaggaagtcggcagttgagaagacgtggttttggaagtcggagtgggagggagaatcggggtggttttgatttaaattagggccgaaatattatatatacgactaaagacgcgatttaccatggacgcgatttaatctaaatcgcgtgagttcatcaccgcgatttagattaaatcgcgtgcatggtaaatcgcgtacatttaaaaacgcgaattactaatcacgcgtttcatctaaatcgcggtgatgaactcacgcgatttagatgaatcgcgtgattggtaattcgcgtctttgagcgtaagaaatggcgccgaaggggtatttccgacatttcgcggggcaaaagggccctttttgccaactttagtaggcgggggccctttttggaatttcccctgttatgggggccatttcatcaaatttcccggaAAAAAACACGTTCTAAAACCCTAGGCCAGACCAGACGTGAGAAAACTGTGCAGCACTCTACCAACCTAGAGCGAGCGCGAAGATGAAGAAGACACACCAGTCCTCATCATCCTGAAGCTGCCGTACAACATGGGCACCGCCGTCGCCGTCACAGTCACCGTAGCCTAAGACAGTACGACAACCATTGTTCTCTTGACCTTATCATTTTTCAAACGGGAAACATCTTTCCTTACACGCCACCACCAGCTGTTCGTCGTCAGGTGCGAATAACCTCTTCTCTTGACCTTATCCTTTTCAAACATTATGTTCCAAGGTTTAGTACTTATAAAACTTAATCATCTTACTCTGTTTTGATACGAGGTTAATTTTGATACGGTTTATATATGCGTAGATCAAAATGGAAGGTGAATCTTGCAATGAGAGCCTTAGGCAACTACTAGCATTAACTTCTCCTGTCTATGGCGATGAACTCTCTCTTCCATATGAACATGTTCAGAATCATGAATCTCTTACTGTTTCTGAGAGCAGTTACGCACCTCTTACCCTAAATTCATCCCAGTGGATGGATCACCAGAATTACATGAACTATCTCATTCAAAACCAGACCTCTTTGCTCCACACAGAAATGCCATATAGTAGTAACCCAGGAAATGTATCTGGATCTGATTTTGGTATTTGCTCACTTAATGTTCAGGATCTAAAGGTAAACCCTAATGCATCAAATTGTGATTGTTTATTATCAATTGAATGGACAACAATATACTAATTATTCCTTTGAATAGGTCGAGCATCCTATGCCTTGTAGTGAAGATGACATAGTAACCAACATCACAAGTGCTGAATATCTGGGCCATTTTCAGGTTTGCTTAGTGTCATTTAAGGGTCATATTTCATATTAAGAAAGTTCTATCATGACATTGTGATTGGTGATTATTTGTGTCATTTAGGCTTCTCAGAATCAAGGGAAGAAAGATTCTCGTAGTCCTCCTGTAAAGCGTTCAAGAGTTGCACAAACAGTTCGAGGTTTTTCATCTAGGTCACGTGGTGGATCAAGTTCAGCTCGCAAAGCTGGAACAATGGATCAGGTAGGTTAATGCAAATACTTAATTAGTTGATGATGGCTTCTCAAGTTAGTAGCAGATCAACacattaatttatcttttgcTTGTGTAACTTCAAACATTTcccttttattatataatttgccACAACACCTGACCAAGTAATAgttaatgtttttattgttCTTCTTTTGGTTGTTGTCATTGATATTAAATGTTCTTGATTATCCTCTATACTTTATACCTTTTTTATACAGCAACGCAGAGCAAGAATTGATGAAAGACTCGAGGCCTTGCAGGAGTTACTTCCTAGTCCGAAAGAGGTAATATGTTGTAACAAGCAGACAATCATGTTGTTCCATGGCTTATGTTTATTGCCTGCTCTTGTTCCTTATCTGTGGATTAAATTAGGTCACAAAATTATTGAATCATGATCCATTTCACATGTGTAAGCACATGCTTCTGGTTTCTTAGGGAGTATTGAATCTGTCTTGTACTTAGTTTAGTTTTGCAAACGTTTCTATATCTCGATCCaggtacaaaataatataaaaccaaGTTTCTCTTAAAACAGTCATAAATCGGATGCATGTGTTACAGGGTGGTCAAGCATCTGTACTGGATGATATAATTGATCACATTAAGTATCTGCAGTTTCGGATAAAGGTATAGTAAGTATGATTGtttcttttgttatataaaGGTGCTAGAAACCACAATATCAATCTGGATTCAAACTCATCATGCAGGACTTGAGCCAAAACAGACTGGCTGGTGAACCTTCATCCTACCCATTTGTTTTCCTTgaggtaaataaaatatttatttatttattttggtaagTGTTCGGTTTGATCGTGATGCAACAAACGTGTAATAATATGACAAACAGGGATACGGGCATTACACGACCCAAGACAACATGCTGAATGAGCCTCTTGAGGAGCTGATAGGGAAGTTACTTGAGGTTAATCCTTTATCAGTAAGCGAATTGTTGCAGACGAGGGGACTTGCAATcatgcccaattgtttttaatgatGGAGTATCGAGTCGAGTTGTTGTTTTACTAATTCAATCTtactgtttgtttgtttgttcgtTTGTTCTTCGTATGTAATATGCTTTTGCCCCGTGAAAAAACAGTTATGTAGAATCTGATACATAACAGGGGATGCTTTTGCTTGTTAAACAATTAGCCTATTAGAAGTTTTTCATACGAAATTAGAATCTGAGTATATTAAAATaccttaatataagaaaatatattaataaaaaaaaaaaggagagaAATGAGTAGCTAGCTACTTGACAAATTAAGGAGACAGACATTCATGCGTGATTCTCTCCACCTTGACAATCGAACTCTACCTTTTTGAAATTGTCAACTTATACTCCCCATAccatttaattattcaattgtaacattataatatatgttttgatTCGCTCGGGAGTGTGTgcacttatattttaattaattctcatTACTTCAATTCACATTATTACTATTGAATTCTTATATATATGGTATGATCTGAATCAAAATAATGAGATGAAAAACATTTGGTCATCCTTATTTCTTTTGAGATAAAAGGAAGTTTTATATTTGGATAGGTTATATAGCCATTCAAGAAAATTTTCACATGTTGAGGATGAGTATGTAGAGTTACATATGAAAATGCCACTTTTTTAGGTTAAACTAGgaaacatgaaaaataatttatcattgtAGAAAGGTTATGCTAGctatccaaaaataaataatattaaaaaaaacaatttttttatgacAAAATATTCTCCCTTTGATAAGGTCAAAATATACAAACAATAATTAAAGTGGGATGGAGtacaaatatacaaaaaaatcaaagaaatatatGGAAATGTGCAAtactttaaattatgaaaatggtaagtaaatatgaatatttttacaAGCTTAATTTTATGATTGGTTCCCACATTTAAATTTTCCAGACAAAGAGTTTCCAAATCCCAACACTCTAAAAagctataaaaataattaaagataaataaatcttgataaaatcttcacaaactaaagttataataatacttttcaaataattaaa
It encodes the following:
- the LOC124927910 gene encoding transcription factor LRL2-like — encoded protein: MPCSEDDIVTNITSAEYLGHFQASQNQGKKDSRSPPVKRSRVAQTVRGFSSRSRGGSSSARKAGTMDQQRRARIDERLEALQELLPSPKEGGQASVLDDIIDHIKYLQFRIKDLSQNRLAGEPSSYPFVFLEGYGHYTTQDNMLNEPLEELIGKLLEVNPLSVSELLQTRGLAIMPNCF